One segment of Olsenella uli DSM 7084 DNA contains the following:
- a CDS encoding UBA domain-containing protein, with protein sequence MERLEKVELIREKCDVSYEDAKGALDANGDDVLDAIIWLERSGKARTQSAHCSTNSTAQQPVSDEMRAAQEAYQESAKRTDFWEHVHSAMGVIKDLLRKSVETSFVAERNGRQVLSVPVLVMLLGILLWGATIWLVIIGLFLGLRYRFEGVRSVTVDLNGAMDKAADAAETIKRDLTGND encoded by the coding sequence ATGGAAAGACTCGAGAAGGTCGAACTCATCCGCGAGAAGTGCGACGTCAGCTATGAGGACGCTAAGGGGGCGCTCGACGCCAACGGCGATGACGTGCTGGATGCGATCATCTGGTTGGAGCGCTCCGGCAAGGCGAGGACCCAGAGTGCGCACTGCTCCACCAACTCCACGGCGCAGCAGCCCGTCTCGGACGAGATGCGCGCAGCCCAGGAGGCCTACCAGGAATCCGCCAAGCGGACCGACTTCTGGGAGCACGTGCACTCGGCGATGGGGGTCATCAAGGACCTCCTGCGCAAGAGCGTAGAAACCAGCTTCGTGGCCGAGCGTAACGGCAGGCAAGTCCTCTCCGTCCCCGTGCTCGTCATGCTCTTGGGCATCCTGCTGTGGGGTGCGACTATCTGGCTGGTCATCATCGGCCTCTTCCTTGGCCTGCGCTACCGTTTCGAGGGGGTGAGGAGCGTGACCGTGGACCTCAACGGCGCGATGGACAAAGCGGCCGATGCCGCCGAGACGATCAAGAGGGACCTTACCGGCAATGACTAG
- a CDS encoding type III pantothenate kinase: MAVAEGGVVRDGPWQVLAVDVGNTTTGFGLFAASAAAEAEPLSTLTLTTPARLTSDEAYLQAIHVLTGLCGQTGAPPVRAVLSCVVPVLMEPWRLALDRLGGPRPLVVGPGVRTGIALRYRDPSEVGSDRLADVLAARRRYGAPVIVVDFGTTMNMEVVDRSGTFAGGIIAPGLALCARALDQAAARLPMIEIRPPREVVGRSTREAMQSGVVLGEVARIDGLLDRVFGSLGYEAPVVVTGEYAGELAGLVSHEVAVDPTLTLRGLHQLALANPLGGAGRDGSGAGGSGTSVHANSGKA; encoded by the coding sequence ATGGCCGTTGCGGAAGGCGGGGTCGTGCGGGATGGGCCCTGGCAGGTGCTTGCCGTGGACGTGGGCAACACCACGACGGGGTTCGGCCTCTTCGCCGCTTCGGCGGCCGCGGAGGCGGAGCCCCTCTCGACGCTTACGCTGACGACCCCGGCGCGCCTCACGTCCGACGAGGCCTACCTGCAGGCCATCCATGTGCTGACGGGCCTCTGTGGCCAGACGGGCGCCCCGCCCGTCCGCGCGGTCCTCTCCTGCGTGGTTCCCGTGCTGATGGAACCGTGGCGCCTTGCGCTCGACCGGCTGGGAGGCCCACGTCCGCTCGTGGTCGGCCCAGGGGTGCGCACGGGCATCGCACTGCGCTACCGCGACCCCTCCGAGGTGGGTTCGGACCGCCTGGCCGACGTGCTTGCCGCCCGAAGGCGCTACGGCGCGCCCGTGATCGTCGTTGACTTCGGAACGACGATGAACATGGAGGTCGTGGACCGTTCCGGCACCTTTGCCGGGGGCATCATCGCACCGGGCCTCGCCCTGTGCGCGCGTGCGCTCGACCAGGCCGCGGCACGGCTCCCCATGATCGAGATTCGACCACCGCGCGAGGTCGTCGGCCGCTCGACGCGCGAGGCCATGCAGTCAGGCGTGGTGCTCGGCGAGGTCGCACGCATCGATGGCCTGCTCGACCGCGTGTTCGGCAGCCTGGGTTACGAGGCGCCGGTGGTCGTGACGGGGGAGTATGCGGGGGAGCTTGCAGGTCTGGTGTCCCACGAGGTGGCGGTCGACCCCACGCTCACGCTGCGGGGCCTGCACCAGTTGGCCCTGGCGAATCCCCTCGGGGGTGCGGGTAGGGACGGCTCGGGTGCGGGCGGCTCGGGCACGAGCGTGCATGCAAACTCCGGCAAGGCTTAA
- a CDS encoding OPT/YSL family transporter, which translates to MDKPSGHASWRGQLTLRGVVIGCIGCAIITASSAYTALRLGALPWPIVFAAVVSLFFLRLLGNASLSEANVTHTIMSAGAMVAGGLAFTIPGAWMLGYVDQVGMAQMLLVALSGTLMGLVCTALIHRHFIEDSQLEFPMGTSAAETLRATEAGGRTGRQLFASMGVAGLYCALRDALGAIPTMLCALPIPGVGFGIYNSPMMLSVGFLVGSTAVAFWFAGGVLANFGLVVGGGALGLWDAAGAQGIVKSLGMGLMMGSGAAVVLKDILPQARAIASGLRSGDEGAATSLVSGRLRADAGILGLATAAVAVMACLGLGLGPLPSIAVVLLSFVTTIMSAQSCGQTGIDPMEIFGLIVLLLVAAFAQLAQVKLFFVAGIVAVACGLAGDVMNDFRAGHILGTDPRAQWLGQAIGGVLGALVAAGVMVALVTAYGPDAFGPGRMFVSAQASVVAAMVAGIPSVPAFVAGLAAGVALYLAKLPAMMVGLGVYLPFYMTLTAFLGSVAKLAWDRVARARSTGLSDGERTRREADAREGALVVASGVLGGESIVGVVIAFASVIASLIG; encoded by the coding sequence ATGGACAAACCCTCCGGCCACGCCTCGTGGCGTGGTCAGCTCACGTTGCGCGGTGTCGTCATCGGCTGCATTGGCTGCGCCATCATCACCGCCTCCTCCGCCTATACGGCACTGCGCCTGGGAGCCCTCCCCTGGCCCATCGTCTTCGCGGCAGTCGTCTCGCTGTTCTTCCTCAGGCTGCTGGGAAACGCCTCGCTGAGCGAGGCGAACGTCACACATACCATCATGTCCGCGGGGGCCATGGTCGCTGGCGGGCTGGCGTTCACCATCCCCGGCGCCTGGATGCTGGGCTACGTCGACCAGGTTGGCATGGCCCAGATGCTCCTGGTCGCACTTTCGGGCACCCTCATGGGCCTGGTCTGCACGGCGCTCATCCATCGCCACTTCATCGAGGACTCCCAGCTGGAGTTCCCCATGGGCACCTCCGCCGCCGAGACCCTGCGTGCCACCGAGGCCGGCGGCAGGACCGGACGGCAGCTGTTCGCATCCATGGGCGTGGCGGGACTCTACTGCGCGCTGCGCGACGCCCTCGGGGCCATCCCCACCATGCTCTGCGCGCTTCCCATCCCAGGCGTGGGCTTTGGCATCTACAACTCGCCGATGATGCTCTCCGTGGGCTTCTTGGTGGGAAGCACGGCCGTGGCCTTCTGGTTCGCGGGCGGCGTCCTCGCCAACTTCGGCCTCGTCGTGGGAGGCGGCGCACTGGGCCTCTGGGACGCGGCGGGCGCCCAGGGCATCGTCAAGTCCCTGGGCATGGGCCTCATGATGGGCTCGGGGGCGGCAGTCGTCCTCAAGGACATCCTCCCCCAGGCCAGGGCCATCGCATCCGGCCTGAGGTCGGGCGATGAGGGCGCGGCCACGTCGCTGGTGTCGGGCAGGCTGCGCGCGGACGCCGGAATCCTGGGGCTGGCAACGGCCGCCGTCGCGGTCATGGCGTGCCTTGGCCTGGGTCTGGGTCCCCTGCCTTCGATCGCCGTCGTCCTCCTCAGCTTCGTGACCACGATCATGAGCGCGCAGTCCTGCGGGCAGACCGGCATAGACCCCATGGAGATCTTCGGTCTCATCGTCCTTTTGCTGGTGGCCGCCTTCGCGCAGCTTGCCCAGGTCAAGCTGTTCTTCGTGGCCGGCATCGTGGCCGTGGCCTGCGGGCTTGCCGGCGACGTGATGAACGACTTCCGCGCCGGGCACATCCTGGGGACCGACCCGCGCGCACAGTGGCTGGGACAGGCCATAGGCGGCGTGCTGGGCGCCCTCGTCGCGGCGGGCGTGATGGTCGCGCTCGTCACCGCATACGGTCCGGATGCGTTCGGGCCTGGCCGGATGTTCGTCTCGGCCCAGGCGTCCGTCGTGGCCGCCATGGTCGCGGGCATCCCGAGCGTGCCCGCCTTCGTGGCAGGCTTGGCGGCGGGAGTTGCCCTGTACCTTGCGAAGCTTCCGGCCATGATGGTTGGACTGGGTGTCTACCTGCCCTTCTACATGACGCTCACGGCATTTCTTGGATCAGTGGCCAAGCTGGCGTGGGACCGCGTCGCGAGGGCGCGCAGCACGGGCCTGTCAGATGGAGAGCGTACGCGGCGGGAGGCCGACGCCCGGGAAGGTGCCCTGGTGGTGGCCTCAGGCGTCCTGGGCGGCGAATCCATCGTGGGCGTCGTCATCGCGTTCGCGTCGGTCATTGCGAGCCTGATAGGATAG
- a CDS encoding nitroreductase family protein → MDVTQAIEQRHSVRRFTDKPIEGEALAALEDAISRANAASGLHLQLVRDSPGAFRGLLARRRFDNVQNYVACIGPKSPDLDELCGYFGEKVVLAAQQAGLSTCWVGGTFGKRKVKADIAPGERLVIVIAVGYAAAEGCPHRSKPLSELSHTHGPETPDWFRRGMRAAALAPTAMNQQHFLFTLGADGETVTRRSTGGFFSNVDLGIVTLHFELASGHSVSGTVLDRR, encoded by the coding sequence ATGGACGTCACGCAGGCAATCGAGCAGCGCCATTCGGTGCGGCGCTTCACCGACAAGCCCATCGAGGGAGAGGCGCTTGCCGCCCTCGAGGATGCCATCTCCCGGGCAAATGCCGCCTCGGGTCTGCATCTTCAGCTGGTCCGTGACAGTCCCGGGGCGTTTAGGGGCCTCCTGGCGCGCAGAAGGTTCGACAACGTGCAGAACTACGTCGCCTGCATCGGCCCCAAGTCGCCCGACCTGGATGAGCTCTGCGGTTACTTCGGCGAGAAGGTCGTTCTTGCGGCGCAGCAGGCGGGCCTTTCCACCTGCTGGGTTGGCGGGACCTTCGGCAAGCGCAAGGTCAAGGCGGACATCGCCCCGGGAGAGAGGCTCGTGATCGTCATCGCCGTGGGCTATGCCGCCGCCGAGGGATGTCCGCATCGCTCGAAGCCGCTGTCCGAACTCTCGCACACCCACGGCCCCGAGACGCCCGACTGGTTCAGGCGCGGCATGCGTGCGGCGGCCCTTGCGCCCACCGCCATGAACCAGCAGCACTTCCTCTTCACGCTCGGCGCGGACGGCGAGACCGTCACCCGCCGGTCGACGGGCGGCTTCTTCAGCAACGTCGACCTGGGCATCGTGACGCTCCACTTCGAGCTGGCGTCGGGTCACAGCGTCTCGGGGACCGTCCTCGACCGGCGGTGA
- a CDS encoding FHA domain-containing protein, producing the protein MKERLRKSFKGGLRLLTLTLGSGEHLDYVRSEWLAEGPGEGLLPFRYQGCEKGATLNYDVLGLVQLPQFVKAPLSSAQYESLLRQLCSVVALCVSQDVPTSGLWFDPEGVFVTPEGRLRFVLVPVSGYVKAQHSTPLELIGWLGSSAHVSMAVGESHRHVSAVGDWARRQSVFSPQKFGRFLDGEYERTPVPGPGAGPGSPGPSTLSDSSPLGRGCHDCAEAAKSGRGQRAAQGRDGATLDPLDLFGVNAQGRAPRPMARRISRATYEVVPHEVERPSVSGDTSSLGSGSLGTRQDAMRPVPAADNGAPAIASPPAVSVRRLRDGLRLQVPGQPAVLGRSETCDLHFGGNLGMSRRHLEVSPDADGLTIRDLGSSNGTYVAGSRLAPQGSVHVDRGGHFTVAGDDFLVE; encoded by the coding sequence GTGAAGGAGAGGCTCAGGAAGTCGTTCAAGGGTGGACTCAGGCTGCTGACCCTGACGCTTGGCAGCGGGGAGCACCTTGACTACGTTCGCTCCGAGTGGCTGGCAGAGGGCCCGGGCGAGGGCCTTCTCCCCTTCAGGTACCAGGGGTGCGAGAAGGGCGCCACCCTCAACTATGATGTGCTGGGCCTGGTCCAGCTCCCGCAGTTCGTGAAGGCCCCGCTCTCGTCCGCCCAGTACGAGTCGCTTCTGCGCCAGCTCTGCTCGGTCGTGGCGCTGTGCGTCTCGCAGGACGTCCCCACCTCCGGGCTCTGGTTCGATCCCGAGGGGGTCTTCGTGACGCCAGAGGGCAGGCTCCGCTTCGTCCTCGTCCCCGTCTCGGGCTACGTCAAGGCACAGCACTCCACGCCGCTCGAGCTTATCGGGTGGTTGGGGTCGTCGGCTCACGTGAGCATGGCCGTGGGGGAGAGCCACCGTCACGTGAGCGCGGTAGGCGACTGGGCCCGGCGCCAGAGCGTCTTCTCCCCCCAGAAGTTCGGCCGCTTCCTCGATGGGGAGTACGAGCGCACGCCTGTGCCTGGGCCTGGGGCAGGCCCAGGCTCGCCGGGCCCCAGCACACTGTCGGACTCCAGCCCATTGGGCCGCGGCTGCCATGATTGTGCGGAGGCGGCCAAGTCTGGCCGTGGGCAACGGGCCGCCCAGGGGCGTGACGGGGCGACCCTCGACCCGCTCGACCTCTTCGGCGTAAACGCCCAGGGGAGGGCTCCCCGTCCCATGGCGAGGCGCATCTCCCGGGCGACCTACGAAGTCGTGCCCCATGAGGTCGAGCGGCCGTCCGTCTCGGGCGACACGTCGAGCCTCGGCTCTGGCTCGCTGGGCACGCGGCAGGACGCCATGCGGCCCGTTCCTGCGGCCGATAACGGAGCCCCTGCGATCGCCTCGCCGCCGGCAGTCTCTGTCAGGCGACTGCGCGACGGGCTGCGCCTGCAGGTCCCGGGACAGCCTGCGGTGCTCGGGAGGTCTGAGACATGCGACCTCCATTTTGGCGGCAACCTCGGCATGAGCAGGCGCCACCTGGAGGTGAGCCCCGATGCCGATGGGCTTACGATCAGGGACCTCGGCTCCTCGAACGGCACCTACGTGGCGGGCTCGCGCCTCGCGCCCCAGGGCAGCGTGCACGTCGACCGCGGCGGCCACTTCACGGTTGCGGGCGACGACTTCCTCGTGGAGTAG